The DNA region CAGCCCCCAGAGCGCCTCCCGCGCGGTGTGGGCGGATTTGGTCATGCGCCAGGGGCCGAAGAATCGCGTCAGGTACTTTTCATAAAGCTCGTGCTGGCGTTCCGATCCCAGGGACGTGGAGGCGTCGTTGGATACGTAGTCGCGCGGGTCCTGGGAGAGCTCCAGCAGATCGGCAACAGGCGCACCGGCGATGCGCTGGCCCGGGAGCGGCCCCTTCGGCGCGCAACCGGCGGCCAGAATCAGGAGCATCGCAGCCATGCAGACGAGAAAACGCGTGGCAAAGGTTCTGGAAGAGCTTTTTTCGGATGTCATGATCTCACTCTGCAAAAGGGGTGAGAGGTTTGGGAGACGCGGCGGCCGGATCGTTCGTCACGCCTTGCGCCCGCGTCTGGCCAGGGCGTTGCGCATCGCCTCCGTAAGACGCTTCGACTCTACAGGCTTGGTCACATACTCGTCCACATCGGCGGCCAGGATGCGCTCGCGGGCGTCGTTGTGCGCAAAGACGGTGAGCGCCACCACCGGGATCGCGGGATCGCGAACCTCGTACCCTTCCCGAACGCCGCGGATGTGCTCCACGGCAGTGACGCCGTCCATCTTCGGCATCTGGATGTCGGTAATCACCAGGTCGAAATCCTCTGCGCCAAGACGCTGCAACGCCGCAACGCCATTCTCCGCCATGACCACGATGTGGCCCATCTTGTCCAACATGAGGCGCGCATACATCCGGCTCACCTCCTCATCTTCCACCAGCAGAATCTTGAGCGGGCCCAAAGTGGGGGGCTCAACGCGCCGCATCGCGCTGCGATCGGTCCAAAGTCCGTTCGCAGGCGCCGCCATCAGCTCGGCCACGAACAGGCTGCCCCGACGTTTATTGGATTCCAGTCGCACGCCGCCGCCCATGGACATGGCGATATGCCTGGCGATGGGCAGGCCCAGACCCGCACCGGCGTGCTTCTTGGTCATCAGCTCCTCGCCCAGGAAAAAGCTTTCGAAGATGTGCTCCTGCGCTTCTGCCTCGATGCCCGGCCCGGTATCCGAAACCTCGATGCGCAGGGGAATCCTGCCGCTTGCGGACGAAGTGCCCAGACGAATGCTGAGCGAAACGCCGCCCGACTGGGTGAACTTCACGGCGTTGTCCAGCAGGTTGAAGACGAGCTGCTTGAGCCGGTCCGGATCGGCATTGATTTCTTCAGGAATGTCCGCTTCGATGATCGAGGAGAAGGAAAGGCCCTTGGTCAGCGCACGGCGGCGGAACAAGGTGATGACCTGCTCCAGGCTGCTGCGCAGTGCGAAGTTGCGCGGCCGCAGCACCAGCCGTCCGGCTTCGGCCTTGGATACGTCCAGAAGGTTGCTGACGATGCGCAGCATCTCATGGCCGGCCTGGCGGATGGCGCTCAGGCAGATGCGCTGCTCCTCGTCCAGCGCCGTGTCGCGAAGGATCTCCGACATGCCCAGGATGCCGTTGAGCGGCGTGCGCAGCTCGTGGCTCATGTTCGCCAGGAAATCCCGCTTGGCGTTGTTGGCGGCCACCAGATCGCGCGTGCGCTCGTGCACCATGCGCTCCAGCTTTTTGTGGGAGCGCTGCAGATCCTTCACCACATTGCGTCGTTCCGTGATATCGGCGAAGCCCACGACGATGCGACCGTCCTGCAGACGGCAGGAGCGGAAATCGACGCTGCGCACGCCGTCCTGCGTGTGCAACTCCATGACACCGGTGGAGCGCTCGGTCTGCTGACCATCCTCGAAGCGCACGAGATCCGCCAGCGTCTCCCCGGTCTCGGCGGCCATGGCCCTGCCTACCCCGGCCCAATCCTCGGGGACTCCGTTGCCCTCGTCCAGCAGCGCGGCGGCCACCACGTTCATATAGAGGATGCTCAGATCCGGTGCGAGCAGCATGACGCCGAAGGGCGCGTTGGACAGCACCAACCGCAGCGACGCCTCATGCGAGGCCTGGTCCCTGCCCTGCCTCTGCTCTCCGTCCACCTGTGCGACGCGTTCCGAGAAGCCGGACAGCATCTCGTAAGGCGTCATTGATTTCTTGGATGTGCGATCAGCCATTGTCGGCTCCCTTGGCCAGGCGCTGGGCAAGGCGGGTATGCCGGCGGCGGATGGCATTATTGCGCACGGCTATGGCCAGGGCCTTCTTGGAGCCCACGACCACGACGAGACGGCGACCGCGCGTGACGGCAGTATACAGCAGGTTGCGTTGCAGCAGAACGTAATGTTCCAGCAGCACGGGCACAACAACGGCCGGGTACTCCGAGCCTTGGGACTTGTGCACGGACACGGCGTACGCCGTGACCACGTCCTCCAGGTCGGCGTCGTCCAGCTCCACATCGCGGTCGTCAAAACGCACCGTAAGGGCGGTGTGCTCCTGGTCCAGCTTTACGATGCGGCCAATATCGCCGTTGAAGACGTCTTTTTCATAGTTATTGCGAACCTGCATGACCTTGTCCCCGAGCCGGAAGATCCGCTTGCCGCGTTTGAGCGTGGCGGTCTCCCGATTAAGCGCGTCCTGCAGGCGTTCGTTGAGCCGCGCCGCGCCGCAGGCGCCCTTGTGCATGGGCGAGAGCACCTGCACGTCCTCCACGGGGTCGAGGTTGAAGCGCTGGGGAATGCGCTCGCGCACCAGCTCCACCACCATGTCGGCGGCCATCTCCGGGTCCTCCTGCCGCACGAAGTAGAAGTCGGACAAGGAACCGTCAGCCGGAGGCTCCATATTGGGCAGCCGCCCCTCGTTGATGGCGTGGGCGCTCATGACGATCTCGCTGCGCTGAGCCTGGCGGAAGATCTCGTCCAGCTCCACCACGGGCACGGCGTTCGACTCGATGATGTCCGAGAGCACGTTGCCCGGCCCCACCGAGGGCAGCTGGTTGCCGTCGCCCACCAGGACCACGGTGGCGCCCAGGGGAATGGCCATGAGCAGGTGGTGCATCAGCGAGATGTCCACCATGGAGGCCTCGTCCACAATGATGAGCTGGCAGGACAAGGGGTTGGCCTCGTTGCGGTGGAAGCCGTTGTTCTGCGGACCGTACTCCAGCAGGCGGTGGATGGTCTTGGCCTCGTGGCGGCAGGTCTCTGCCATGCGCTTGGCCGCCCGGCCCGTGGGCGCGGCCAGCAGCGCCTTGGCGCCCATGGCCGAGAATATGCGCAGGATGGCGCGGATGATGGTGGTCTTGCCTGTGCCGGGTCCGCCCGTGACCACGAGCACCTTCTCCCGCGCGGCCATGCGGATGGCGTCGGCCTGCTTGGGGGCCAGGGTGATGCGCTGCTTCTCCTGCACCCAGGCGATGGCCTTTTCCGCATCCACGGCCCGCAGCGACTTGGGCGCGGCGCACAGCGCCAGCAGCCGGTGGGCCACGATCTTCTCCGCGGTGTGCAGCCGCGGCAGGTAGATGGCGGGCTCCTCCTCGCCGCGGAAGTACTCGGCCGTGAGCCGGTCCTGCTGGCACAGGGAGCGCAGGGGCTCCTCCAGCGCCTCGAACTCGGCCTGCAATATCTCGGATGCGCGCTTCAGCAGCTCGTGCGACGGCATGTAGACGTGGCCCTGGTTGACGGACTCCGACATGACGTAGTGCAGGCCGGCCTCCAGGCGCAGGGGCGAGTCTTTCGGAAAGCCCAGCTTTTCGGCAATGGCGTCCGCCGTGAGAAAGCCGATGCCGCTGATCTCCTCGGCCAGGCGGTACGGATTCTCCCGCACCAGGTCGAGGGCGGCGCGGCCGTAGGCGCGAAAGATGCGCACAGACAGGCCTGGCCCAACACCGTGGGATTGCAGGAAAAGCATCAGGTCGCGGGACTCGCGCTGCTCCTGCCAGCCCTCCACGATCTTCTTCAGCCGGCCGGCGCCGATGCCGTCCACGGAGAGCAGCTTCTTGGGCTCGTG from Oceanidesulfovibrio marinus includes:
- a CDS encoding response regulator, encoding MADRTSKKSMTPYEMLSGFSERVAQVDGEQRQGRDQASHEASLRLVLSNAPFGVMLLAPDLSILYMNVVAAALLDEGNGVPEDWAGVGRAMAAETGETLADLVRFEDGQQTERSTGVMELHTQDGVRSVDFRSCRLQDGRIVVGFADITERRNVVKDLQRSHKKLERMVHERTRDLVAANNAKRDFLANMSHELRTPLNGILGMSEILRDTALDEEQRICLSAIRQAGHEMLRIVSNLLDVSKAEAGRLVLRPRNFALRSSLEQVITLFRRRALTKGLSFSSIIEADIPEEINADPDRLKQLVFNLLDNAVKFTQSGGVSLSIRLGTSSASGRIPLRIEVSDTGPGIEAEAQEHIFESFFLGEELMTKKHAGAGLGLPIARHIAMSMGGGVRLESNKRRGSLFVAELMAAPANGLWTDRSAMRRVEPPTLGPLKILLVEDEEVSRMYARLMLDKMGHIVVMAENGVAALQRLGAEDFDLVITDIQMPKMDGVTAVEHIRGVREGYEVRDPAIPVVALTVFAHNDARERILAADVDEYVTKPVESKRLTEAMRNALARRGRKA
- the recD2 gene encoding SF1B family DNA helicase RecD2, with the translated sequence MSADRYMGQQQGEPLLLDGVEKPSVDPDREELTGHIESITFTSEDDGFTVAKVRVQGQRGLVTAVGPMAQPMPGQAVTMAGRWVVDKRYGEQFRVESSSAALPTSITGIRLYLGSGQIKGIGPTYAQRIVDAFGAKTLDVIEHEPKKLLSVDGIGAGRLKKIVEGWQEQRESRDLMLFLQSHGVGPGLSVRIFRAYGRAALDLVRENPYRLAEEISGIGFLTADAIAEKLGFPKDSPLRLEAGLHYVMSESVNQGHVYMPSHELLKRASEILQAEFEALEEPLRSLCQQDRLTAEYFRGEEEPAIYLPRLHTAEKIVAHRLLALCAAPKSLRAVDAEKAIAWVQEKQRITLAPKQADAIRMAAREKVLVVTGGPGTGKTTIIRAILRIFSAMGAKALLAAPTGRAAKRMAETCRHEAKTIHRLLEYGPQNNGFHRNEANPLSCQLIIVDEASMVDISLMHHLLMAIPLGATVVLVGDGNQLPSVGPGNVLSDIIESNAVPVVELDEIFRQAQRSEIVMSAHAINEGRLPNMEPPADGSLSDFYFVRQEDPEMAADMVVELVRERIPQRFNLDPVEDVQVLSPMHKGACGAARLNERLQDALNRETATLKRGKRIFRLGDKVMQVRNNYEKDVFNGDIGRIVKLDQEHTALTVRFDDRDVELDDADLEDVVTAYAVSVHKSQGSEYPAVVVPVLLEHYVLLQRNLLYTAVTRGRRLVVVVGSKKALAIAVRNNAIRRRHTRLAQRLAKGADNG